In a single window of the Delftia tsuruhatensis genome:
- the aldA gene encoding aldehyde dehydrogenase has product MASLPVLRNFIDGAFTDSAELHDVANPATGAVLARSPLSTPADVDRALAAARGAHRAWARRPAIERAQYLRRIAARIRDNAARIARTITQEQGKVLGLAEVEVHFTADYLDYMAEWARRIEGEVIASDRVGEQIFLLRKPLGVVAGILPWNFPFFLIARKMAPALLTGNTIVIKPSEETPINCHAFTELLAQCELPPGVFNVVYGQGGTGAALAGHAGVDMVSFTGSVATGERIAAAAAPHITKLNLELGGKAPAIVLADADLDLAVRAIRDSRIINTGQVCNCAERVYVQRQVADEFTARIARAMAATRYGDPIARPDVEMGPLINRKGLDSVQAKVRQAVADGAQLVTGGQVADAAGLGAGFHFQPTVLAGCTAGMEIMRKEIFGPVLPIQVVEDLDEAIALANDCEYGLTSSLYTRDLSKAMQAMRELDFGETYINRENFEAMQGFHAGVRKSGVGGADGKHGLYEYTHTQVVYLQG; this is encoded by the coding sequence ATGGCATCCCTTCCCGTGCTGCGCAACTTCATCGATGGCGCCTTCACCGACAGCGCCGAACTGCACGACGTGGCCAACCCCGCCACGGGCGCGGTGCTGGCGCGTTCGCCCCTGTCCACCCCGGCCGACGTGGACCGCGCCCTCGCCGCCGCGCGCGGTGCCCACAGGGCCTGGGCACGCCGGCCTGCCATCGAGCGCGCGCAATACCTGCGCCGCATCGCCGCCCGCATCCGCGACAACGCCGCGCGCATCGCGCGCACCATCACGCAGGAGCAGGGCAAGGTCCTGGGCCTGGCCGAGGTCGAGGTGCACTTCACCGCCGACTACCTGGACTACATGGCCGAATGGGCGCGCCGCATCGAGGGCGAGGTCATCGCCAGCGACCGGGTGGGCGAGCAGATCTTCCTGCTGCGCAAGCCGCTGGGCGTGGTGGCGGGCATCCTGCCCTGGAACTTCCCCTTCTTCCTCATCGCCCGCAAGATGGCGCCGGCCTTGCTGACGGGCAACACCATCGTCATCAAGCCCAGCGAGGAAACGCCCATCAACTGCCACGCCTTCACCGAGCTGCTGGCCCAGTGCGAGCTGCCGCCCGGCGTGTTCAACGTGGTCTACGGCCAGGGCGGCACGGGCGCCGCGCTGGCCGGGCATGCGGGCGTGGACATGGTCAGCTTCACGGGCAGCGTGGCCACGGGCGAGCGCATCGCCGCCGCCGCCGCGCCGCACATCACCAAGCTCAACCTGGAGCTGGGCGGCAAGGCGCCGGCCATCGTGCTGGCCGATGCCGACCTGGACCTGGCCGTGCGCGCCATCCGTGACTCGCGCATCATCAACACCGGCCAGGTCTGCAACTGCGCCGAGCGTGTCTACGTGCAGCGCCAGGTGGCCGACGAGTTCACGGCCCGCATCGCCCGGGCCATGGCCGCCACGCGCTACGGCGACCCCATTGCCCGGCCCGATGTGGAAATGGGGCCGCTGATCAACCGCAAGGGCCTGGACAGCGTGCAGGCCAAGGTGCGCCAGGCCGTTGCCGATGGGGCGCAACTGGTCACGGGCGGGCAGGTGGCCGATGCCGCCGGCCTGGGCGCGGGCTTTCACTTCCAGCCCACGGTGCTGGCCGGCTGCACGGCCGGCATGGAGATCATGCGCAAGGAGATCTTCGGCCCGGTGCTGCCCATCCAGGTGGTGGAGGACCTGGACGAGGCCATCGCCCTGGCCAACGACTGCGAGTACGGCCTGACCTCGTCGCTGTACACGCGCGACCTGTCCAAGGCCATGCAGGCCATGCGCGAGCTGGATTTCGGCGAGACCTACATCAACCGCGAGAACTTCGAGGCCATGCAGGGCTTCCATGCCGGCGTGCGCAAGTCGGGCGTGGGTGGTGCCGACGGCAAGCACGGGCTGTACGAGTACACGCACACGCAGGTGGTGTACCTGCAGGGTTGA
- a CDS encoding MarR family winged helix-turn-helix transcriptional regulator: MNDTHRWRDPAVLDDLFLYHLARLQAAAGSRVVRLCEGRYGITRREWRMLGLLAEAGTLQPSQLAEQAQLDRTRTSRAVTALLAKGLVRRESQAGDARRALLRLSDTGRALHAELFPQVQAINRELMDAVPEAELQAMARAFERIRERARAMDASSPPPKAPRNRRKPAAP, encoded by the coding sequence ATGAACGACACCCACCGCTGGCGCGACCCCGCCGTGCTCGACGACCTGTTCCTCTACCACCTGGCCCGGCTGCAGGCCGCCGCGGGCTCGCGCGTGGTGCGCCTGTGCGAGGGGCGCTACGGCATCACACGGCGCGAGTGGCGCATGCTGGGCCTGCTGGCCGAGGCCGGCACGCTGCAGCCCTCGCAGCTGGCCGAACAGGCCCAATTGGACCGCACGCGCACCTCGCGTGCGGTCACGGCCCTGCTGGCCAAGGGACTGGTGCGGCGCGAAAGCCAGGCGGGCGACGCGCGCCGGGCGCTGCTGCGCCTGAGCGACACGGGCCGCGCCCTGCATGCCGAACTGTTCCCCCAGGTGCAGGCCATCAACCGCGAACTCATGGACGCCGTGCCCGAGGCCGAACTGCAGGCCATGGCGCGCGCCTTCGAGCGCATCCGCGAGCGGGCGCGCGCCATGGACGCCAGCAGCCCGCCACCCAAGGCGCCGCGCAACCGCAGGAAGCCGGCCGCGCCCTGA